The nucleotide sequence AGCGTGACGCGGGCCCGGCGATCGACTGCGGTCAGGATCGCCGGTGCGCCTTCGAGCACGGCATATTCGCCGATCAGGAACAGCTTGCCCGGCGCACTCGCGATAACCGGGGCCGTTGCGGTCATGCGAGCACGCTCGCTGCCGGGCCCAGGGCTGTTCGACGGGTTTCCAGCACACCGGGTACACGCGCCAGCGCCCGCGCCACCGCCTCGCCATGGCCGGGTGCGCACAGGGCCTTGACCTGCGGCCCGGCGTCGATCGTGAAGTAGACCGGGGTGCCGGCCTCGCGCAGGGCCCGCACGGCCTGCATGGCCGCCACGGTGGCGGGGTTCCAGTAGATCAGTCCCGGCCGGGTCGACATCATCAATCCGTGCAGCTTGAGACAGCTCATTTCCGTAAGTGCGCCGACGGTCTCGAAGTCGCGCGCGGCGATGGCGTCGCGCATGGCGCTCAGGTCGGTTTCCGAATGCGCCACCCAGGCCGAATAGTAATCGGAACGTTGGTCGAGGTGGCTCATGCCGATCGAGGAGTTGACCGACTTCGTGGCCCGATCGGTGATCGCGACGACGATCTCCAGCGGCCACTCGCCGGGATCGAGCATGGACTCGGCGAAAGCATCGCTGCCGTCGTCGAGTTCGCCGCGGTGCATTTCGGCAAAACCGCCGAAGACCGAGCGCGCCGCCGAGCCCGAGCCCTGGCGCGCCAGGATCGATAGTTCGCGCGGGGACAGCGCAAGCCCCGCGGCCCGGGTCGCAGCCAGCGACAGCGCTGCGAACCCCGAGGCGGACGAGGCGAGACCGGCCCCGGTGGGGAAATTGTTGGCCGAGACGATCGCCGCGCGCGTGTCGATTCCGGCGCGCGCGCGCACCAGATCGAGAAACGGCGTCAGGCGCGCGGTGTCGACGGGTTTTTTATCGAGCTCGGCGGTGTCGGCCGCCAGCGCCTCATCGAACACGACGGTGGTATCGGTGTACAGGCCGTCGAGCGTGACCGATATGGATCCAACCGCCGGCAAATTGCGCGGCCCTGCGCGCTTGCCCCAGTACTTGATCAGCGCGATATTGCTGTGGGCGCGCGCAGTGGCTTGGCTCATGATCGATTCTGCCATCGGCTTTTACAGGAACAATTCGCGCGCAAGGATACGCCATCGTCATCGGTCTGCCGAGTGTGATGCGCTTGCACAGTGCACCATTTGCTAGCATATCCCTGACGAAAAATTCACGTGGCACGCATAGCGGGCCGCCGGACGACGAGAAAAACCATGCCGGGAATCAGTGGACTGGCGCTTTATCTGCCGCCTTATCGTGTCAACCTTGAGGACTGGTGCGCCTGGAACGACCAGCCCTGGGACAAAGTGCGCAAGGTCGTGGGCCGCAGCTTTCGCATGCGGGGGCCGGAGCAGAGCGTGTACACGCTTGCCGCGAATGCCGCCTGGCGCCTGATCGAAGCCTACGACATCGATCCGCGCGAGATCGGGTATCTCGCGCTCGGCACCGAGTCCTCCAGCGATAACTCGGCTGGCGCGGTGATCGTCAAGGGGATGCTCGACGACGCGCTGGCTACGCACGCGTTGCCCGCCATGTCACGCGAATGCGAAGTGCCGGAATTCAAGCATGCCTGTCTCGGCGGTGTCTATGCGATGAAGAATGCCTTGCGCTATCTGGCCACCGACGGCGCAGCACGCAAGGCGATCGTGGTCTGTTCCGATATCGCCGAATACGAGCGCGGCTCATCCGGTGAGCCGACCCAGGGCGCCGGTGCGGTGGCCATGCTGCTCGAAGCCGAGCCGAAGCTGCTGCACGTCGATCTGGCCGGCTCGGGCAGCGCCTCCGATTACCGCATGGTCGATTTCCGCAAGCCGTTTGCCCGCTTCCGCGGGCAGCCACAGCGTGCCGATGGCCAGATGCAGGATCTGCCGGTGTTCAACGGCCGTTATTCGACCAGTTGCTACGTCGATGCCACCCGGGCCGCGATCAACGCCATGCTCGCGCGCCGTGGTGGCGGCCGGCGGGCCGATTTCTTTCATTCGGTGGATGCCGTGTTCATGCATCGACCATATCACCGCATGCCCTCGGCGGGCTGGGCCATGGCCTATCTGTTCGCCCTGGCCGACGGTGACGACGCCAATCGTGCCGAGCTGACCGAATATGCCAGGGGCGCCGGTATCGACGCCGAGGCGCTGCTGGCCGAGATCTCCGGTGTGACGCCCGACATGCGGGCCCGCGTCGCCGCCGGCGAGTCGGGCGAGGATGCGTTCCCGTTGGCCGGCAACCTGATGCGGTATCTGCGCAAGACCGAGCTGTGGCAGAACCTGGTTTCCGGCAAGCTCTCCCTCGGCAGTGAGATGATGCGCGACCTGGGCAATCTCTATACCGCTGCGCTGCCCGCCTGGCTGGCCGCCGGGTTCACCCAGGCCCACCGCGACACGCTCAATCTTGGCGGGCAGCACTGGCTGGCGCTGGGCTACGGCAGCGGCGACGCCGCCGAAGCATTGCCGATGCGTGTGGCCGAAGGCTGGGAGGACGCCGCGGCGCGCATCAACTTTACCGAGGCGCTGGGCACACCGGTGGAGCTCGATGCCGACCAGTACGCCGCGCTCCACGATGGCCACCCGGCCGACGTCAAGCCGGCGCCGGCCAGCGACGAGTTCGTGGTCGATCGCATCGGCGAAACCGATCGCCCGGATTTCCACGATCTGGGGATCGAGTACTACCGCTACGTGCCGGCGGCCCAACAGGCCGGCGCCGCTGCGAAGAAAGCGGTTGGCTGACAGTCACGCCCCGTCGATGTGAAAAAGCCGGTGCCCGCCCAGGCACCGGCTTTTTTTATCGGGGCACGGTCCGTGCGCACGCGTTGCGATGCCGTCAGGGGCACGGGTCCGGGTTGTCGGCGTGGATGGCCTCGATGCCGGCGATCACCTCGTCGGATAGCACCAGTTCGGCGCTGTCGATATTCGCCGCCAGCTGTTCCATGGTGGTGGCACCAATGATGTTCGAGGTCACGAACGGTCGACTGGTGACATAGGCCAGCGCCATCTGGGCCGGGTCCAGCCCGTGTTTGCGTGCCAGGGCCACGTAATCGGCCGTCGCCTGTTCGGCCCGCCGGCCGTTGTAGCGGGCAAAGCGTTCCCAGCGCGTCAGGCGCGCGCCTTCGGGCCGGGCGCCGTCCAGATACTTGCCGGAAAGCATGCCGAAGGCCAGCGGTGAGTAGGCCAGCAGGCCGATCTGTTCATGCATCGCGCATTCGGCCAGGCCGATCTCGAAGGTGCGATTGAGCAGCGAATAGGGGTTCTGGATCGATACCGCGCAGGGCAGTGATTCGCGCTCCGCGGCGCGCAGAAAGCGCATGACGCCCCAGGGGGTTTCGTTCGACAGCCCGACATGGCGGATCTTGCCCGCGTCGACCAGGCGCGCCAGTGCGCCGAGGGTCTCTGCGATCGGCACCGGATCATCGTCGGGGTCGTGCACGTAACCACGCTTGCCGAAGGTGTTGGTCGCCCGGTCCGGCCAGTGCAGTTGGTAGAGGTCGATATGATCGGTTTGCAGGCGCGCGAGGCTGGCGTCGACTGCGTACCGGATATGCGTCGGGGTCAACCGCGGCGTCTCACCGTTGCGCAGATATTGCATCGGACTGCGGGCATGACCGGTCACCTTGGTGGCCAGCACGATCTCGTCGCGCCGCCCCGTCCGGGCCAGCCAGCTGCCGATGTAGGCCTCGGTGCGGCCCTGGGTCTCCGCGCGCGGCGGAACCGGGTACATCTCGGCCGCATCGATGAAGTTCACGCCACGATCGAGGGCGTAGTCGATCTGTTCGTGGGCCTCGGCCTCGCTGTTCTGTTCCCCGAAGGTCATGGTGCCCAGGCAGATCTTGCTGACCTGGACCTCGCTCCGGCCGAGTTGTCGATATTCCATGCGTGTTTCCTTGATAGGGTCTGTTGCCGTTTCATGCCAAGCCGCGCGCGGCGCCCACTGGGCTGCAAGTCGGGGGCTGCGCGCGGTGTGGCGTCGTGAGCCTACACGAGCCCGCAGTATGGATTGTGGTCTCCCGCGCGGTGCTCGCACGAAACGCCAACAGGCCAGCGTGGCGTTGCCGCCGCCGTGCCGGTTCGGATTTTGGGCAGCAACGCGGGCCTCGCAGGAAACGGTAACAGGCTCTGATAGAAAGCCGATGCACCATCGTGGATCGGTGTGCGTGCCACCCGTTGATGCCGCGTTTACTGGAGCCGGGAGGTGTCGGCTGGGCCCGGCGCCAGAGCGCGGCAGCGCGTGCAGCCCCTGCCAAAGTCTGGTTTGCGGGGCCGGTGCGGATGTTGCATGGTAATTCCAAGGGGGGCGCCCGAACCGAGATGAGGGCACCGCCGGTCCGATCACAGCTAAGTGGCCGGGCGCTAATATCTACACAAAGGAGAAACCATGAAACTATTCCGCGCAAAAGCCGGATTGACTACGGCGCTTGTCGGCATGGCACTCATGTTCGGGCTTGCACTGGGTGCGGTGACCACCGCGAGTGCGGCCACGCTGAGCCAGATCAAGAACCGGGGCTACATCCGGATCGCCGTGGCCAATGAAATTCCCTACGGCTTCATGAACAGTAAAGGCACGGCTGAAGGCTTTGGCCCGACTGTGGCCAAGCGTGTGCTCAAGAAGATGGGCATTACCGACATCCAGTGGACCGTCATGCCGTTCGGCTCGCTGATCCCCGCGCTCAAGGCCGATCGGGTCGACATGGTCGCCGCCTCGCAGGCGATCCTGCCCCAGCGCTGCAGCCAGGTGGCCTATTCGATTCCCAACACCACCTATGGCGAAGGCCTGATGGTCAAGAAGGGCAATCCCAAAAACATCCACGGCTACGGCGATTTCGTCAAAAACCCCAACCTGAAGATGGGCATTGTTTCCGGCGCCGATCAGCTGGAATTCGCGCACGACGTCGGCATCAAGGACTCGCAGATCGTGACGCTGCGGGCGAACACCGACGCCGCGTCGGCCGTGGCGAGCGGGCGCATCGATGCCTATGCTGGCACCCAGCTGACCGTGGCACGCCTGGCCTCCAAATCCGATCGGGTGCAGCCGGCCGAACCCTTCCACGATCCGGTCATCAACGGCTCGCCGCAACGCAGCTGGGGCGGCTACACCTTCAACAAGAATGACCAGGACCTGCGTAAGGCCTTCGACAAGAACCTGGCGGCGGTGCAGAAAACCCCGTTCTGGAGCAAGACCCTCAAGCACTTCGGTCTCGACCAGCACTCCATCAACGAAGTGCACAAAAAGACCACCAAGGAGCTGTGCAGCAGTAAGAGTTCCTGAAGCGGCGCCTCCCAAGGCGGGGCGGCGCGCATAACGCCGTCCCGTGTCGAACAAGACCAACAGAGCCGGCTGCGATCGCCCATCGCGGCCGGCTTCGACAAGGGGATAACGCATGCAATGGATCCAACTC is from Salinisphaera sp. LB1 and encodes:
- a CDS encoding hydroxymethylglutaryl-CoA synthase family protein, giving the protein MPGISGLALYLPPYRVNLEDWCAWNDQPWDKVRKVVGRSFRMRGPEQSVYTLAANAAWRLIEAYDIDPREIGYLALGTESSSDNSAGAVIVKGMLDDALATHALPAMSRECEVPEFKHACLGGVYAMKNALRYLATDGAARKAIVVCSDIAEYERGSSGEPTQGAGAVAMLLEAEPKLLHVDLAGSGSASDYRMVDFRKPFARFRGQPQRADGQMQDLPVFNGRYSTSCYVDATRAAINAMLARRGGGRRADFFHSVDAVFMHRPYHRMPSAGWAMAYLFALADGDDANRAELTEYARGAGIDAEALLAEISGVTPDMRARVAAGESGEDAFPLAGNLMRYLRKTELWQNLVSGKLSLGSEMMRDLGNLYTAALPAWLAAGFTQAHRDTLNLGGQHWLALGYGSGDAAEALPMRVAEGWEDAAARINFTEALGTPVELDADQYAALHDGHPADVKPAPASDEFVVDRIGETDRPDFHDLGIEYYRYVPAAQQAGAAAKKAVG
- the ehuB gene encoding ectoine/hydroxyectoine ABC transporter substrate-binding protein EhuB — encoded protein: MKLFRAKAGLTTALVGMALMFGLALGAVTTASAATLSQIKNRGYIRIAVANEIPYGFMNSKGTAEGFGPTVAKRVLKKMGITDIQWTVMPFGSLIPALKADRVDMVAASQAILPQRCSQVAYSIPNTTYGEGLMVKKGNPKNIHGYGDFVKNPNLKMGIVSGADQLEFAHDVGIKDSQIVTLRANTDAASAVASGRIDAYAGTQLTVARLASKSDRVQPAEPFHDPVINGSPQRSWGGYTFNKNDQDLRKAFDKNLAAVQKTPFWSKTLKHFGLDQHSINEVHKKTTKELCSSKSS
- the mvaD gene encoding diphosphomevalonate decarboxylase, producing the protein MSQATARAHSNIALIKYWGKRAGPRNLPAVGSISVTLDGLYTDTTVVFDEALAADTAELDKKPVDTARLTPFLDLVRARAGIDTRAAIVSANNFPTGAGLASSASGFAALSLAATRAAGLALSPRELSILARQGSGSAARSVFGGFAEMHRGELDDGSDAFAESMLDPGEWPLEIVVAITDRATKSVNSSIGMSHLDQRSDYYSAWVAHSETDLSAMRDAIAARDFETVGALTEMSCLKLHGLMMSTRPGLIYWNPATVAAMQAVRALREAGTPVYFTIDAGPQVKALCAPGHGEAVARALARVPGVLETRRTALGPAASVLA
- a CDS encoding NADP(H)-dependent aldo-keto reductase; translated protein: MEYRQLGRSEVQVSKICLGTMTFGEQNSEAEAHEQIDYALDRGVNFIDAAEMYPVPPRAETQGRTEAYIGSWLARTGRRDEIVLATKVTGHARSPMQYLRNGETPRLTPTHIRYAVDASLARLQTDHIDLYQLHWPDRATNTFGKRGYVHDPDDDPVPIAETLGALARLVDAGKIRHVGLSNETPWGVMRFLRAAERESLPCAVSIQNPYSLLNRTFEIGLAECAMHEQIGLLAYSPLAFGMLSGKYLDGARPEGARLTRWERFARYNGRRAEQATADYVALARKHGLDPAQMALAYVTSRPFVTSNIIGATTMEQLAANIDSAELVLSDEVIAGIEAIHADNPDPCP